TGTGTCAAGCTGCGATGTAGCCTCATCAAGTATTAATATTGGGGAGTTCTTAAATATGGCCCTCGCTATCGATAAACGCTGTTTTTCGCCGCCCGATAGCCTGAAACCACGCTCTCCTATTATGGTATCATAGCCATTGGGCATCTTCATTATGAATGAATGGGCATTCGCCACTTCAGCGGCCTTTACTATATCCTCTTTCCCTGGGTTTTTGCATCCATAAGATATATTGTAGGCGACCGTCTCATTAAAGAGTATCGTCTCCTGCGTGACTACGCTTATCTGTGACCTAAGTGACTTTAGGGAATAATCTTTTATATCGATTCCGTCTATGGTTATCTTGCCTTTTGTAACGTCATAAAAACGCGGTATCAGATTTACAAGAGTTGTCTTGCCTGCGCCGCTGGTACCGACAAAAGCGGCGATCTCTCCGCGCCTGACTTCAAGATTTATTCCTTTTAGTATCTCTTTGTCGTCGTAAGCAAAATGAACGTCTTTAAATGCGACGCAATCCCTAAATCTTGGCATCTCGATGGCGTCCGGCTTTTCATTAACGGTATCCTTGGTATCGAGCACCTCGAATATCCTGGACGCGGCCGCTAGCGCCTGCTGATTTATGCTGTAGACATTTGTAAGCCGCTTCATAGGCTTCATCAAGGATAATAACGCCGCCAGAAAAGTGACAAAAGCGCCTGCCGACAACGCGCCCGAAATTATCTGTTTTCCGGCTATCCATAATATCACAGCTATGCAGAACATGCCGGCAAACTCTGTTATAGGGCTTACCACTATGACTCTTTTGGTAGACTTCATGGTCAGCTTGTAAAACTGCTGGTTCTGTTTCCTGAATCTTTCCGACTCGCTATCCTCCATCGAAAAAGCCTTCACAACCCGCATACCGGATATCGTCTCATGAAGAGTCGTTGTTATGTCCGCCATGTTTTCTTGGGTCTGTTTTGATATGGCTTTAAGGCGTTTGCCTATCTTGATGACCGGATATATGATAGACGGAAATAATATAAGGCCTACCAGTATAAGCGACCACGGAATGGAAAAATAGAACTTCACGGCAAATACCAGCGCCAGGTATACGACAAACTGTATCGGCTGGTATAAAACGTCGGTAAGCCCTGTCGCTACAGAATCTCTTATCACCGTGGCATCATAGGTTATACGTGACATAAGCTTGCCTGTGGGGTTCTTAGAATAATATTCCATGGGAAGCTTCATAAGTTTCGCGTATATCATATTCTTGACGTCTCTTATAACGCGTTGGGCGACATCGCTCATAAAGTAAGACTGGAAGAATTCGAAGACATTGCGAAGCAGCCAGAATACCATGACTATTATGACCATCTTGTTTAGAAGTTCCATTGGCGGCATCGCATTTACCATGTCTATAAGGC
This region of Candidatus Omnitrophota bacterium genomic DNA includes:
- a CDS encoding ABC transporter ATP-binding protein; translated protein: MKEYTRLIRFVLPHIWVLALAVVCMIGTSVFSGVSISMIIPLIDNIITGKKMAIPGGVFVPEQLKSLIDMVNAMPPMELLNKMVIIVMVFWLLRNVFEFFQSYFMSDVAQRVIRDVKNMIYAKLMKLPMEYYSKNPTGKLMSRITYDATVIRDSVATGLTDVLYQPIQFVVYLALVFAVKFYFSIPWSLILVGLILFPSIIYPVIKIGKRLKAISKQTQENMADITTTLHETISGMRVVKAFSMEDSESERFRKQNQQFYKLTMKSTKRVIVVSPITEFAGMFCIAVILWIAGKQIISGALSAGAFVTFLAALLSLMKPMKRLTNVYSINQQALAAASRIFEVLDTKDTVNEKPDAIEMPRFRDCVAFKDVHFAYDDKEILKGINLEVRRGEIAAFVGTSGAGKTTLVNLIPRFYDVTKGKITIDGIDIKDYSLKSLRSQISVVTQETILFNETVAYNISYGCKNPGKEDIVKAAEVANAHSFIMKMPNGYDTIIGERGFRLSGGEKQRLSIARAIFKNSPILILDEATSQLDTESEILVQEAIDRMMRNRTVFVIAHRLSTIKHATRIYVLDGGHIADVGPHDSLIQKDGLYKRLYDMQFGPAFIR